GTTGTTCGTGCCAGTTGTTACGATGAAACAGCTTCTCGAAGCAGGGGTTCATTTTGGCCACAGGACGAGAAGATGGAATCCTAAGATGGCCCCGTACATTTATACGGAGAGGAAAGGCATTTACATCATCGATCTCCAGAAAACACAGCAACTCTTGGAAGAAGCCTACTATTTTGTAAGAGAAAAGGCCAGCGAAGGTGCCACGATTCTTTTTGTGGGAACGAAGAAACAAGCTCAGGGAGTTATAAAAGCTGAAGCGGAAAGGTGTGGTGCCTTTTATGTCAACAACAGGTGGCTTGGAGGTCTTCTGACCAACTTCAAAACTATAAGATCCAGGATTGATAAACTCATAGAGCTTGAAGAGATGGAGCAGAGTGGGAAACTCGAAGAACTTCCGAAAAAAGAACAAAGCAGAATAAGAAGAATTTTAGAAAAGCTCAGAAAGAACCTCGGTGGTCTCAAGGAAATGAGGAGATTACCGGATATCCTCTATGTTGTAGATCCGCGGAAAGAAAAAATCGCGGTTGCCGAGGCCAACAAACTCGGTATTCCTATAGTTGCCATCGTTGATACCAATTGTGATCCCGATCCAATTGATTACGTGATTCCTGGAAACGATGATGCAATAAGATCCATAAAACTCATCACTTCTGTTATAGCAAATGCATATCTTGAAGGAAGAGAAGGAGCTCCTCTCGCAACTGAAGAAGAAGCAGAGACGAGTGAAGAAGTTGCAGAGGAAATGGGTGAAGAGCTAGATTTTGGAGAATTTGAAGAGGAAGAAGTTTGATGAAAAAGGGGGTGAGTAACCCCCTTTATTCTTTCTTTCGAAGTTTCACCGCCGTACCGTATGCGAGAATTTCAGCGGCACCGCTCATTATGGTTGAAGAGGAAAATCTGAATCCTATTACCGCATCCGCTCCCAGTTTTTCCGCTTCTTTTACCATTCTCTCCAAGGCGATATTTCTCGCTTCTGTGAGCATCTCTGTGTAACCTTTAATTTCCCCACCAGCTAATGTTTTAAGGGCTGCTGCGATATCCCTTCCCAGGTGTTTTGACATCACTACGTTCCCGGAAACGATTCCAACTACTTCTTTCACTTCGTATCCTGGTATTTTCTCCGTTGTTGTCACTATCATGATTTCTCACCCCCTTAGAAATCTCTTTTCATGAATGTTTTGTAGGAAAGAAAGATGAAAGTGACGCTTGCCAAGATATAACCGGCTGTCAGTCGGATATTAAGAGATCCTTCTAGGATGTAAGAATAAGTGTTCAGAAAATAAAGAGATTTGATGAAACCACCAATCACGGTAGTACCAGAGAGAATCGCTATGGATACGATGAGGGGTTTGATTTGATCTGAAAATATCATCGAAAAGAAGATGGTCACGGAAAACCATAGCGTTAAACCGACCATTTCCACTAGGAAATATTGGAAAACGGAGCAGGAATCCAAATGTTCTCCAATAATCCAACTGACTGGTATAGGAAGGAGTGCAAGAACGGCTAATTCCAAGATTGACGCCAAGAAAGGAATTAAAAACTTGATTCCAAAGAGTGTCCTCCTTTGAATTCTTGTGAGAAGAAGTTCTATGGTTTCGTTTTCTATTTCTCGAGCGAAAACGGGGAAGGCCATAATAATAGCAAGAATGGGAATGAACTGTCCAAGGTTTTTTCCATACCATTGACTCAAAATGTAGAAGTTCCATTCTGAAAGTCTCTGGATGAATTCATTTGTCACGCCGAGTTTTTTTAAAAAATCGTTTGGGATGGTTTTTATGAGATCAGAAAGGTTTTGAGTGTAATCTTTCATGATTAAAAGGAGCATAAAAGTTCCAAGAAGAACAAAAAACAACGCGAGGAAACGAACCCTCATATCTCTGAATTCTTTAGCAAACATCACTTTCACCCCTCACGAAAGCTTCGAATATGTCTTCAAAGGAAGCATCTTCCACTTCTATGTTCTTCGGGACTTTGTCTGTTTTCACCAGGTATACTTTTTCACCGGTTTTGAGAGTTTTCAACAGGGGACCATTGAGTTTATCTCTAGATACAACGAGCTTGTAGGAAGATTTTATATCGTCAAGATTCCCTTGAAGAACGATCTTTCCACTTTTCATGATCGCAATCCTGTCCGCTATCTTCTCT
The Thermotoga sp. KOL6 genome window above contains:
- a CDS encoding ABC transporter permease subunit; translated protein: MFAKEFRDMRVRFLALFFVLLGTFMLLLIMKDYTQNLSDLIKTIPNDFLKKLGVTNEFIQRLSEWNFYILSQWYGKNLGQFIPILAIIMAFPVFAREIENETIELLLTRIQRRTLFGIKFLIPFLASILELAVLALLPIPVSWIIGEHLDSCSVFQYFLVEMVGLTLWFSVTIFFSMIFSDQIKPLIVSIAILSGTTVIGGFIKSLYFLNTYSYILEGSLNIRLTAGYILASVTFIFLSYKTFMKRDF
- a CDS encoding heavy metal-binding domain-containing protein encodes the protein MIVTTTEKIPGYEVKEVVGIVSGNVVMSKHLGRDIAAALKTLAGGEIKGYTEMLTEARNIALERMVKEAEKLGADAVIGFRFSSSTIMSGAAEILAYGTAVKLRKKE
- the rpsB gene encoding 30S ribosomal protein S2, encoding MPVVTMKQLLEAGVHFGHRTRRWNPKMAPYIYTERKGIYIIDLQKTQQLLEEAYYFVREKASEGATILFVGTKKQAQGVIKAEAERCGAFYVNNRWLGGLLTNFKTIRSRIDKLIELEEMEQSGKLEELPKKEQSRIRRILEKLRKNLGGLKEMRRLPDILYVVDPRKEKIAVAEANKLGIPIVAIVDTNCDPDPIDYVIPGNDDAIRSIKLITSVIANAYLEGREGAPLATEEEAETSEEVAEEMGEELDFGEFEEEEV